From the genome of Vicia villosa cultivar HV-30 ecotype Madison, WI linkage group LG2, Vvil1.0, whole genome shotgun sequence, one region includes:
- the LOC131653435 gene encoding ABC transporter G family member 10, producing MHTNTTMEPSFKSITCTRKGSYKLETRNLSYKLCSKFDEFRTLCFGLNPTRGSKFILKDVNCEARPAEITAIAGPSGAGKTTLLEILAGRIPSCKVSGQVLVNHMPMDVNRFRRESGHVAQEDALFPLLTVRETLMYSALLRLPGGRKVAATRVAELMKELGLDPIADSRIGNGSDHGISGGERRRVSIGVDLVHDPAIILIDEPTSGLDSASALNVISMLRLMAFNQGKTVVLTIHQPGFRILEQLDSLILLSDGFVTHSGSLNLLEARLSLSGHRIPHHVNVLEFVLDVMQTLVIRTSESGRNNQFLLNDEKENQDHKMRLQCSMIVKEKAMLYSNSPMEEILILGQRFCSNIFRTKQLFVTRVIQALVAGFVLGTIFLNVSNKQTKIALQTRSGFFAFSLTFLLSSTTEGLPIFLEERTTFMRETSRGAYRVSSYVLANTLVFLPFLLMVGLLYTTPVYWLVGLRKDIDGFLYFSLVVWLVLLMSNSLVACFSALVPNFILGSSLIAGLMGSFFLFSGYFISKEKIPSYWIFMHYISLFKYPFECLMINEYGGEQGKKRCIEVNNNGECILYGVEFLSQQGLKESQKWSNLGLMLSFIIGYRVLNFIILWLRCYRSRK from the coding sequence ATGCACACAAACACAACAATGGAACCATCATTCAAGTCCATCACATGCACTAGAAAAGGTTCGTATAAATTAGAAACCAGAAACTTATCATACAAATTGTGCAGCAAATTTGATGAATTTAGAACTCTTTGTTTCGGTTTGAATCCTACGAGAGGTTCGAAGTTTATTTTGAAGGATGTTAACTGTGAAGCAAGGCCGGCGGAGATTACTGCTATTGCTGGTCCTAGTGGAGCTGGAAAAACTACACTGCTTGAGATTCTTGCTGGGAGAATACCCTCGTGTAAAGTTTCTGGACAAGTACTTGTCAATCACATGCCTATGGATGTGAACAGATTCAGACGAGAATCCGGGCACGTCGCGCAAGAAGATGCTTTGTTTCCGTTGCTTACGGTTAGGGAGACGCTCATGTATAGTGCTTTGTTGAGGCTTCCCGGCGGGCGAAAAGTGGCTGCAACGAGAGTTGCAGAGTTGATGAAGGAGCTCGGGTTGGATCCTATTGCAGATTCAAGAATCGGCAATGGATCAGACCATGGTATATCGGGCGGGGAAAGGCGTAGAGTTTCCATTGGTGTCGACTTAGTTCACGACCCTGCAATTATTTTGATTGATGAACCAACTTCAGGTTTGGATTCAGCATCAGCTCTTAATGTAATCTCGATGCTTAGACTAATGGCGTTTAATCAAGGCAAGACAGTTGTTTTAACTATCCACCAACCCGGTTTTCGAATCTTAGAGCAACTTGATAGCCTCATTTTGCTATCTGATGGATTTGTCACACATAGTGGTTCACTGAATCTTCTCGAGGCAAGGCTCAGTTTATCCGGTCATCGCATTCCTCACCATGTCAATGTCCTAGAATTTGTTCTTGATGTCATGCAAACCTTGGTTATACGTACTTCAGAATCCGGCCGGAACAATCAATTTCTTCTCAATGATGAAAAGGAGAACCAAGATCACAAGATGAGATTGCAGTGCTCTATGATTGTCAAAGAAAAGGCTATGCTGTACTCAAATTCTCCAATGGAGGAGATTTTAATCCTAGGTCAAAGATTTTGCAGCAACATTTTCAGAACCAAGCAACTCTTTGTTACAAGGGTCATACAAGCCTTAGTAGCTGGATTTGTATTGGGGACCATATTCTTGAACGTTAGCAACAAACAAACTAAAATAGCATTACAAACGCGAAGCGGCTTCTTCGCTTTCAGCCTTACCTTTTTGTTATCATCAACAACAGAAGGTCTGCCTATTTTCTTAGAGGAGAGAACAACATTCATGAGAGAGACCTCAAGAGGAGCTTATCGTGTTTCTTCATATGTTTTAGCAAATACACTTGTGTTTCTTCCTTTTCTTCTAATGGTTGGTCTTCTGTACACAACTCCTGTTTATTGGCTGGTAGGATTAAGAAAAGACATCGACGGTTTCCTTTACTTCTCCTTAGTGGTTTGGTTGGTCCTATTAATGTCGAATTCTCTAGTAGCTTGTTTCAGCGCCCTAGTCCCGAATTTCATTCTCGGAAGCTCGTTAATTGCTGGTCTAATGGggtctttctttctattctcagGCTATTTCATATCAAAGGAAAAAATACCTAGTTACTGGATTTTTATGCACTATATAAGTCTATTCAAGTATCCATTTGAGTGCCTTATGATAAATGAGTATGGAGGCGAGCAAGGGAAAAAGAGATGCATAGAAGTTAACAACAATGGGGAATGCATATTATATGGAGTTGAGTTCTTAAGTCAACAAGGTCTGAAAGAGTCACAGAAATGGTCCAATTTGGGTTTAATGTTAAGCTTCATAATAGGGTATAGAGTGCTTAACTTTATAATTCTTTGGCTTAGATGTTACAGAAGCAGAAAATAA